A window of the Deinococcus malanensis genome harbors these coding sequences:
- a CDS encoding metallophosphoesterase family protein: protein MKIAVFGDVHGNRFALDAVIQDIERHQPDAWVNLGDQLFGGADPAGAWQVQQELKAKYGVLEVRGNTDERLGQELTEKTEKREMLSWLHGVLPEGTGAYVAGLPTSVILANGEVIAAHGTPDSAWTYLLLDGKAWAGDDLVRQRLGGIGSARVVLVGHSHQEHVRQIGSVTIVNAGAVSRQKDGSPLARWVLLEGGDGSWNVAFRRVAYDVEAAARWAEQYAHKGAQEAAQLRSGLSHGKS, encoded by the coding sequence ATGAAAATCGCGGTGTTCGGAGATGTGCACGGCAACCGCTTCGCGCTGGACGCGGTGATACAGGATATAGAACGTCACCAGCCGGACGCCTGGGTGAACCTCGGGGACCAGCTGTTCGGTGGGGCGGACCCTGCGGGAGCGTGGCAGGTCCAGCAGGAACTCAAGGCGAAATATGGTGTGCTGGAAGTGCGCGGCAATACCGATGAACGCCTGGGCCAGGAGCTGACCGAAAAGACCGAAAAACGCGAGATGCTTTCCTGGTTGCACGGGGTTCTCCCGGAAGGCACCGGGGCGTACGTCGCTGGACTGCCGACCAGCGTCATCCTGGCAAACGGCGAGGTGATCGCTGCCCATGGTACGCCGGACAGTGCCTGGACATACCTGCTGCTCGATGGGAAAGCATGGGCAGGTGACGACCTGGTGCGCCAGCGCCTGGGCGGGATCGGCAGCGCGCGGGTGGTGCTCGTCGGTCACTCCCATCAGGAGCACGTCCGGCAGATCGGCTCCGTTACTATCGTCAATGCGGGTGCGGTCAGTCGGCAGAAGGATGGCAGCCCCCTGGCGCGCTGGGTGCTGCTCGAAGGTGGAGACGGGTCCTGGAACGTCGCCTTCCGGCGGGTGGCCTACGATGTGGAAGCAGCTGCCCGGTGGGCGGAACAATACGCCCATAAAGGCGCTCAGGAAGCGGCGCAGCTGAGATCCGGATTGTCTCATGGAAAGTCTTGA